GGATTTGCCTCGTTGTCAGCCTAACTGCTTGGACGCGCATATCCAACAGCGCGCTTACCCTATCCTTCTGCGTCCCCCCATTGCTCAAATGGTGAGGAGGTGGTACAGGAATTTCAACCTGTTGGCCATCGCCTACGCCTTTCGGCCTCGGCTTAGGTCCCGACTAACCCTGAGCGGACGAGCCTTCCTCAGGAAACCTTAGGCATTCGGTGGAGGGGATTCTCACCCCTCTTTCGCTACTCATACCGGCATTCTCACTTCTAAGCGCTCCACCAGTCCTTACGGTCTGGCTTCACAGCCCTTAGAACGCTCTCCTACCACTGTTCTAAAAGAACAGTCCACAGCTTCGGTGATACGTTTAGCCCCGGTACATTTTCGGCGCAGAGTCACTCGACCAGTGAGCTATTACGCACTCTTTAAATGGTGGCTGCTTCTAAGCCAACATCCTGGTTGTCTAAGCAACTCCACATCCTTTTCCACTTAACGTATACTTTGGGACCTTAGCTGGTGGTCTGGGCTGTTTCCCTCTTGACTACGGATCTTATCACTCGCAGTCTGACTCCTGAACATAAGTCTTTGGCATTCGGAGTTTGACTGAATTCGGTAACCCGATGGGGGCCCCTAGTCCAATCAGTGCTCTACCTCCAAGACTCTCATTTCAAGGCTAGCCCTAAAGCTATTTCGGAGAGAACCAGCTATCTCCAAGTTCGATTGGAATTTCTCCGCTACCCACACCTCATCCCCGCACTTTTCAACGTGCGTGGGTTCGGGCCTCCATTCAGTGTTACCTGAACTTCACCCTGGACATGGGTAGATCACCTGGTTTCGGGTCTACGACCACGTACTTATTCGCCCTACTTAAGACTCGCTTTCGCTGCGGCTCCGTCTTATCAACTTAACCTTGCACGGGATCGTAACTCGCCGGTTCATTCTACAAAAGGCACGCCATTACCCATTAACGGGCTTTGACTACTTGTAGGCACACGGTTTCAGGATCTCTTTCACTCCCCTTCCGGGGTGCTTTTCACCTTTCCCTCACGGTACTGGTTCACTATCGGTCACTAGGGAGTATTTAGCCTTGGGAGATGGTCCTCCCTGCTTCCGACGGGATTTCACGTGTCCCGCCGTACTCAGGATCCACTCTGGAGGGAACGAAGTTTCAACTACAGGGTTGTTACCTTCTTTGACGGGCCTTTCCAGACCTCTTCATTTACTCCGTTCCTTTGTAACTCCGTACATGAGTGTCCTACAACCCCAAGAGGCAAGCCTCTTGGTTTGGGCTTCTTCCGTTTCGCTCGCCGCTACTTGGGAAATCGCGTTTGCTTTCTCTTCCTCCGGGTACTTAGATGTTTCAGTTCCCCGGGTCTGCCTTTAATACCCTATGTATTCAGGTAAAAATACTACTCCATTACGAGCAGTGGGTTTCCCCATTCGGAAATCTCCGGATCAAAGCTTACTTACAGCTCCCCGAAGCATATCGGTGTTAGTACCGTCCTTCATCGGCTCCTAGTGCCAAGGCATCCACCGTGCGCCCTTAACAACTTAACCTTCGACAAACGATAAGCGTCGAATTTCTTCGTTGACTTCCCGAGCTAAGGGTGCTCATGTACTCTCGTACACTCCGCTCCTCATCAGGTCGTCGCCTCGAACTTCTCGCTTCTCCTTTGTCTCAAGACATAAGATCAAACTTAATATCTTGATTAACATTTATTAAGAGAATCACTAAACTAAGCGTTTAAACTCAGTGAATTACTTGAATTGTTTTCGTTATCTAGTTTTCAAGGAACATAAAACACAGGATGTTCAAATGCACTTTGCATTTAGACTCCTATGTATTGAGTCTTACTTATATAGAAAGATCAGAATGATCTCTCAAAACTAAACAAAATACCAAGCGTGCCTCATTTTCCTTAGAAAGGAGGTGATCCAGCCGCACCTTCCGATACGGCTACCTTGTTACGACTTCACCCCAATCATCTGTCCCACCTTAGGCGGCTGGCTCCTTACGGTTACCCCACCGACTTCGGGTGTTACAAACTCTCGTGGTGTGACGGGCGGTGTGTACAAGGCCCGGGAACGTATTCACCGCGGCATGCTGATCCGCGATTACTAGCGATTCCGGCTTCATGCAGGCGAGTTGCAGCCTGCAATCCGAACTGAGAATGGTTTTATGGGATTGGCTTGACCTCGCGGTCTTGCAGCCCTTTGTACCATCCATTGTAGCACGTGTGTAGCCCAGGTCATAAGGGGCATGATGATTTGACGTCATCCCCACCTTCCTCCGGTTTGTCACCGGCAGTCACCTTAGAGTGCCCAACTTAATGCTGGCAACTAAGATCAAGGGTTGCGCTCGTTGCGGGACTTAACCCAACATCTCACGACACGAGCTGACGACAACCATGCACCACCTGTCACTTCGTCCCCCGAAGGGGAACCTTCTATCTCTAGAAGTAGCGAAGGATGTCAAGACCTGGTAAGGTTCTTCGCGTTGCTTCGAATTAAACCACATGCTCCACCGCTTGTGCGGGCCCCCGTCAATTCCTTTGAGTTTCAGTCTTGCGACCGTACTCCCCAGGCGGAGTGCTTAATGCGTTTGCTGCAGCACTAAAGGGCGGAAACCCTCTAACACTTAGCACTCATCGTTTACGGCGTGGACTACCAGGGTATCTAATCCTGTTCGCTCCCCACGCTTTCGCGCCTCAGCGTCAGTTACAGACCAGAGAGTCGCCTTCGCCACTGGTGTTCCTCCACATCTCTACGCATTTCACCGCTACACGTGGAATTCCACTCTCCTCTTCTGCACTCAAGTTCCCCAGTTTCCAATGACCCTCCACGGTTGAGCCGTGGGCTTTCACATCAGACTTAAGAAACCGCCTGCGCGCGCTTTACGCCCAATAATTCCGGACAACGCTTGCCACCTACGTATTACCGCGGCTGCTGGCACGTAGTTAGCCGTGGCTTTCTGGTTAGGTACCGTCAAGGTACCAGCAGTTACTCTGGTACTTGTTCTTCCCTAACAACAGAACTTTACGACCCGAAGGCCTTCATCGTTCACGCGGCGTTGCTCCGTCAGACTTTCGTCCATTGCGGAAGATTCCCTACTGCTGCCTCCCGTAGGAGTCTGGGCCGTGTCTCAGTCCCAGTGTGGCCGATCACCCTCTCAGGTCGGCTACGCATCGTTGCCTTGGTGAGCCGTTACCTCACCAACTAGCTAATGCGCCGCGGGTCCATCTGTAAGTGACAGCTAAAAGCCGTCTTTCAATTTTGAACCATGCGGTTCAAAATGTTATCCGGTATTAGCTCCGGTTTCCCGGAGTTATCCCAATCTTACAGGCAGGTTACCCACGTGTTACTCACCCGTCCGCCGCTAACCTCAGGGAGCAAGCTCCCATTGGTTCGCTCGACTTGCATGTATTAGGCACGCCGCCAGCGTTCGTCCTGAGCCAGGATCAAACTCTCCAATAAAGAGTTGATATAGCTCATAATAACTTGTACTATAAAAGTACATTACTTACTTTTGTTAATCTCAGTAAGATTAACTTTAGCACGCTTGGTTTTGTTTAGTTTTCAAAGATCATTTCAAGCTCCGTTTCAGAAGCGACTTAACCAATATAACATTTAGTAATCTTCTCGTCAACACCTATTTTTTCGTGTTGTTTTTTTGTCTGCTTCAGAAGCGACGTTTAATAATATATCACGTTTATTTTATAAACACAAGCACTTTTAAAAAAATAAAAAAGATGACAATCAGCCACCTTCATTCATTGCCCCTCTATAATATTGTTCTTCAAGCAAAGATATATTCTCGCGCTCTTTTAATTTACCTTCTTTATCTAAAATATCCTTTAATAATTTAAATGCTAAAATTTCAGGGGGGGTAATATCTTTCTTTAATGCTTCTGTGAGTATTAAAGGTGCTAACTCAATATGATATTCACAGAGTTCTTTACATTTATATAGTATTTTATCATCTTCCTCACTTTGAGCATAATACATTTTAACTAATTCCTGGTGGGCACGGTGCAAAATAAAAGGACGCTTCGTACGGTTAATGATTTCAATTAATAATTTTTCAGCAAGAAGATATTCCTTTGATTCAAAAGCCCAAGAAACATTTCCTAATAAAAAACCACAATCACTTCTTTTTGTTTTGGCATGACTGTCAGGGTGATCTAAATCCTTAGGCTGAATCCTTCCTCCAAAGGACCACTTTATACAATTTCTAATAAATGCTCTTTCATAACTTTGAAGACTATCCCAAAAATCATCAAGTTCTAATTGATGAATAATACCACCGTATTGTCTTTCTATTTTTGCTACTTTCATTTGTTTTATTAGTGCTGGATTTTTAAAGTTGAATAGTTTTTTAATACCCATACATTCACCTCTTGGACAATTCTGATGAATTATATGTTTTATTCTCACCTTTCATTACACTGTAGACTAAACTCTTATTTATTCTATATTTATAGTTGTAGTAAGCACAGAGATCCTGTATAGTAATGACTAAAATAAATATTTAAACCACAAGGGGAGCCTTTAAGCTGAGATTGAATGTTTACCATTCTAACCCTTTGAACCTGTTAGTTAATACTAGTGTAGGGATGTGGAAGATCATGTTTAAAGTAATGCTTGGATTATATGATCATTCCAATCATTGCTTTTTTATTTTGAGGCTAAAATAAGGTTGCCTTTTGGTTTGATGTAAAAGAGAGGTAATTAGTTTGCGAGGAAATCAACGTTTATTATTTTTAATCGAAGTTGCAATGTTAGCTTCACTGGCCTTTTTACTTGATTTATTATCAAGTGTTATTGGTAAGTTACCACAGGGCGGTTCCATTTCACTGGGCATGATCCCAATTTTTATCATTGCTTATGGTTGGGGAATAAAAGGAGGACTTCTAACTGGTTTGTTACTAGGCCTTTTACAAGCTGTTCTTGGTAATCCTTATATTGTCCATCCTGTTCAAGGGTTTCTTGATTACTACCTGGCATTTACTGTTGTTGGGTTTAGTGGAGTCTTCTTCAAGCAGATTCAAAACGCTTTTCAAAATAATAGTAAAAAATTAGCGATTCTTTATATAACACTTGGGGCATTACTTGGAAGCTTACTAAGAATGGTCGCACATGTTGTTGCGGGTGTTGCATTTTTTGCGTCGTTCGCACCTGAAGGTACTCCTGTACTAACATACTCTATTGTTTATAATGCTTCTTATATGATTCCAACAATGATCGTTTCTGCAATTGTTGTTAGTTTACTATTAGTAACTTCTCCTAGATTAATAATAAGAAAATAACTCTAACAAAACCTTGGCCCCTCGCCAAGGTTTTTCTATTTTTCATAAATAATTAGTAATCATCATAGTAAACACTATTAACTCTATGAAACCCCTTATTACCTTATCTCTCCGCACGAATAAATTCTACTTTGTAGAAAAACATTCATATTTTCAATTCTTTCGGCATCTATTAATAGAAATAATAGATTTATAAACGGAGGAAAAAGAGATGACTATATCTTATGGAATTATATTATTAACATTATTTCTATCACTATTTCATTTCTCTTATGGCTATAAAGAGGCAATTCGAATTAGTAATGAAGAGGGTCCTGTTCAAGGCTTGTCTTTAATATTTAGCATTCCTTTAGGTTTTACCTTTGCTTACTTATGTTCGATTTTCTACATTTCATCTTAATTTTAAAAACTCGTCAAACGGCGAGTTTTTTTGAAAAATCTTATGCACGTCCTTACCTTCAAACGTCATTTTTACCACTCCTGCTTCATAAATATCAATAAAGATTCACCTTTGCAGGAGGTTGCTTTGGAGACATTTAAATTGGTATGTAAAAACCTTATATACTCCAGCTTTACTCTTATTTTACTATTTGTATGTTTTGTTTGTTTCCATTTATTTTTTCACATTAAAGTCAGTTTTGCTTTCAGCATCATTATGACATTAACATCTTTTGCTTTATTCTGTTTCTTTGTCTATATTTTGATAACTTTGAAAAAGACATTTACCTTTTGGTTTTTTAAAGGGCGGAGTGGCATTGTTTCTTTTATGATCATTACAACATTCACTTTCTTTTTTTCCATCTACTTTTTTTCCA
This genomic stretch from Metabacillus sp. B2-18 harbors:
- the thiT gene encoding energy-coupled thiamine transporter ThiT, translated to MRGNQRLLFLIEVAMLASLAFLLDLLSSVIGKLPQGGSISLGMIPIFIIAYGWGIKGGLLTGLLLGLLQAVLGNPYIVHPVQGFLDYYLAFTVVGFSGVFFKQIQNAFQNNSKKLAILYITLGALLGSLLRMVAHVVAGVAFFASFAPEGTPVLTYSIVYNASYMIPTMIVSAIVVSLLLVTSPRLIIRK